The nucleotide sequence ATCGCTCTGCAATATCTTTACCTGCGCAACAATCGCATCTCAGTCATTTTCAACGGAACCTTCCTCAATCTTAAAAACCTGAAAACTTTGGACCTCGGAGGGAACAAGATTGCGAAAATTGAACCCTCGGGATTTGAAGGACTCCAAAGCCTCTCAAAGTTGTACCTAGATGGAAACAACCTGAAACAGATCCATATATCCCTCCATAGAGTGTTTATGGACACACTCACAGTGCTGGATTTGGAAAGAAacctgatttactttccagCCCAAATAGTCAACTTCCAGTTTGTGAAGCTTAGGAAACTCGCAGACTTGAAGTTGGGTGGACAGCGTCCTTACGGTCTCGCCGTATTGCGGCAGAAGTTCTTCAACGGCCTCGGCAACCTCACTAGTCTTTACCTCGGCAACAATCAAATCTGGTACATCGCCGTTGATGCATTTGACGACCTGACGAACTTGTATTTCCTGAGCTTGGAGAGGTGCTGCGTCGTGAACATTGAACTGAAGCCAGGCGTTTTTAAGAATCTTCGCAAGTTGTCCTGGCTGATCTTACGAAACGCTGGCTTCCGGACCTTCTCTAGAGAGGTGTTTGGCAATATGACAGGGTTGAAGACACTAGAGCTCAACCACAACGCAATGCAAACAATTGAGGTAGATGTGTTGGAAGCTTGGCCCCATTTACAGTACCTGGACATTCGCAGCCTTCCGCTCCTTTGCACATGCCAGAACAGTTTGTTGCAGAATTGGACAAACTATAACCAGAGGGTCCAAGTTGCGTATCTTTACAATCTTCGTTGCCCGAAAGGAGAAGAGAAGATGTTCTACAATTTCAACACCGATGTCTGCTTCGTTGACCTCGGCAAGGATGTCTTCTTCATCACGTCCACCGTGGTAGCTTTCCTCACAGCCTTCCCGCTGCTTTATGTCAAACTTTATTGGAAAGTGAAGTATGGCTACTACGTGTTTCGGGCCTGGTTCAGCGACCAGTGGCGCAAGTTCAAAGAGGAGGAAAAGTGCACATACGATGCATTTGTTTCCTACAACTCTAAAGACGAAGAGTGGGTCATGGTGCAGCTTTTGCCAAACCTGGAGGGCAACGACTCGTCTTTGAAACTTTGCTTGCATCATCGAGACTTTGAGCCAGGTCGGGATATAGTAGACAACATTGTCAACGCCGTGTACAGTAGTCGCAAGACCATCTGTGTCGTTAGCCGTAATTTCCTCCAAAGCGAATGGTGCTCCTTGGAAATTCAGATGGCCAGTTACCGGCTCTTTGACGAGCACCGCGACGTTCTGCTGCTTATCTTCCTGGAGCCCGTCTCTGAGCGTCAAATGTCCTCCTACCACCGCATGAGAAAGGTCATGCTAAAGAAGACGTACCTGCAGTGGCCCGGCTGGGACTGCTTCAACCCCGAACAAGCCCAGGAGGTGTTTTGGAATCAGCTGCGTCGTGCAGTAAAATCAGGGAACAAATTGGAGACAGAGGACAATGAGACTCTGGCGTCTCCTGACTATGACGATTTGGGAGATTCTGACACTCATACTCTGACAGCGGACGGAAACTACTAGACAGATCAAATAACAACTTTCTATCACAAaaatgtgcagttttttttgttatctagGTCATAGTCAGCCCATTTTAGTCTGTTATAAACCATTCTTTGCTTCTATGTTTTGGCATCTGTTACTATAAAGTAGTATTTTGTATGTGCTTCAAATACTTTCAAAATTTCAATAATTGTGGGAGGGGTGGCTCACTATGGGACAGAGGTTCAAGGTAAttgatttaattgttttgacatgAATTTGTAATGGTTTTAAATGCTTTATGTGACATTTAGTATGATACCTTATAAAAGAGCATTCCCTCTTTGGCTTTCGGAATAACTATGAGTACATGGTTGTAAAAAGTTAATATTCACAATTGGCCAGCTATTTACTGACTAGCCTTGTGGGGATCAGCTTCCATCATATAAGAAAACACAAATAATGCtttgttttgcatttaattCCATAAATTCCAACAGGGAAAGATTTCAGAGAGAAGTGTTTTTAGATATGACTGTTTTCAATGAATAAATGCAACTTGCATCCCAAGGCACTACTTTATTTGATGTAACCTGAGCAGCAATTTGAAGTtggaatgttttctttttcttgcttTTTGTTTGGTATTCACGCATAAATATGGAATGACAATGTTTTGTGCTGGCTTAATTGTGATGGTTTTTAATTCAAACAGCACACTTTT is from Stigmatopora argus isolate UIUO_Sarg chromosome 4, RoL_Sarg_1.0, whole genome shotgun sequence and encodes:
- the tlr21 gene encoding toll-like receptor 21, translating into MAAVVCCLSSLVIILLAIHLVVPYSYKYCINVSHSRRLIFKCTQKTTKNISVVMEDLPEHLVNLTIFTTPIEYIPGKAFIKFKDLQMLQLSGNRLRILSDLSFDGLNQLKFLDLGYNNISSLRPELFANLHNLTFLNLSHNHITRLPVNIFSECQLRLNTLILQNNLLKNFSEIVEAVSRLKNLNTLELCQNNLPSLLHSNISLPQSLRKLYLCENNLDRLGCERHFLSRIQILDLSSNFRLTAEAFQNVDLKGTNYLKLSYTQVNVTSLLNISNIKAGHVDFTTTGVKTDSMLRELCKMLCRKGESLNTLRLGNNSISYLQNDTLSYCPTIKTALNLSNNCFGSSSDKISDKCFGSSPDKISDCLGFLGENKYLEKFYFEHNHITSLTSCKDVELRFDRLEELSFRYNRILSVDAYSFYHTRNVKILKLNINTIAFLHHEALKGLSKLEILRLDNNLLTDLFADTFEDLIALQYLYLRNNRISVIFNGTFLNLKNLKTLDLGGNKIAKIEPSGFEGLQSLSKLYLDGNNLKQIHISLHRVFMDTLTVLDLERNLIYFPAQIVNFQFVKLRKLADLKLGGQRPYGLAVLRQKFFNGLGNLTSLYLGNNQIWYIAVDAFDDLTNLYFLSLERCCVVNIELKPGVFKNLRKLSWLILRNAGFRTFSREVFGNMTGLKTLELNHNAMQTIEVDVLEAWPHLQYLDIRSLPLLCTCQNSLLQNWTNYNQRVQVAYLYNLRCPKGEEKMFYNFNTDVCFVDLGKDVFFITSTVVAFLTAFPLLYVKLYWKVKYGYYVFRAWFSDQWRKFKEEEKCTYDAFVSYNSKDEEWVMVQLLPNLEGNDSSLKLCLHHRDFEPGRDIVDNIVNAVYSSRKTICVVSRNFLQSEWCSLEIQMASYRLFDEHRDVLLLIFLEPVSERQMSSYHRMRKVMLKKTYLQWPGWDCFNPEQAQEVFWNQLRRAVKSGNKLETEDNETLASPDYDDLGDSDTHTLTADGNY